In one Pseudomonas sp. R84 genomic region, the following are encoded:
- a CDS encoding 4-oxalocrotonate tautomerase family protein produces the protein MPFISVRITRDGVTREQKAQVIKEITETMQRVLHKDPKLTHIVIEEVDTDNWGYAGITTTEYRQQLADSQS, from the coding sequence ATGCCTTTCATCAGCGTACGTATCACCCGTGACGGCGTGACCCGGGAACAGAAAGCCCAGGTCATCAAGGAAATCACCGAAACGATGCAGCGGGTGCTGCACAAGGACCCGAAACTCACCCACATCGTGATCGAGGAAGTCGACACCGATAACTGGGGTTATGCCGGCATCACCACCACCGAGTATCGCCAACAGTTGGCGGATTCGCAGTCATGA
- a CDS encoding tRNA (adenine(22)-N(1))-methyltransferase TrmK, whose translation MNEQTLSMRLERVAAHVPAGARLADIGSDHGYLPVALMRRGLISAAVAGEVAATPFHAAERTVRENDLQQHICVRRADGLAAIKLDDGITAVSVCGMGGETIRDILDSGKAHLNGQERLILQPNGGEQPLRQWLMENGYRILSEEVLRENRFDYEIIVAERAEPVSYSDQELYFGPLQMQARRPEFLAKWQRILNEKQKTLGQFARAQQALPEAKVREITRQAEWIAQLLA comes from the coding sequence TTGAACGAACAGACATTGTCCATGCGCCTCGAGCGGGTGGCTGCCCACGTACCTGCCGGTGCGCGACTGGCGGATATCGGCTCGGATCACGGCTATCTGCCGGTGGCGCTGATGCGTCGTGGTTTGATCAGCGCGGCCGTGGCTGGCGAGGTTGCGGCGACGCCGTTCCACGCGGCTGAACGCACTGTGCGCGAAAACGATTTGCAGCAGCACATCTGTGTGCGCAGGGCCGATGGTCTGGCAGCAATCAAACTTGACGACGGCATCACCGCCGTCAGCGTCTGCGGCATGGGCGGTGAAACCATCCGCGACATCCTCGACAGCGGCAAGGCTCACCTCAACGGCCAGGAACGTCTGATCCTGCAACCCAACGGCGGTGAACAACCTTTGCGCCAGTGGCTGATGGAAAACGGCTACCGCATCCTCAGTGAAGAAGTGCTGCGGGAAAACCGCTTCGACTACGAAATCATCGTCGCCGAACGCGCCGAACCGGTGAGCTATTCCGACCAGGAACTGTACTTCGGCCCGCTACAGATGCAGGCACGCAGGCCAGAGTTTCTGGCCAAGTGGCAACGCATACTGAACGAAAAGCAAAAGACCCTCGGTCAGTTCGCCCGGGCGCAGCAGGCTTTGCCCGAGGCGAAGGTACGAGAGATCACGCGACAGGCTGAATGGATCGCGCAGTTGCTGGCTTGA
- a CDS encoding Hcp family type VI secretion system effector: MATPAYMSVTGEKQGLITAGAFTADSVGNTFQEGHEDQVMVQAFTHDVIIPRDPQSGQPTGQRVHKPVVITKVYDKASPLLQAALTSGERMSEIVIQWYRTSAQGTQEHYYTTKLEDAIIVAINNKMHNCQDPGNAHFTHLEEVQFTYRKITWTHEVSGTSGSDDWRAPVV, translated from the coding sequence ATGGCAACACCAGCGTACATGTCCGTTACTGGCGAAAAACAAGGTCTGATCACTGCCGGCGCATTCACCGCCGACTCCGTTGGCAACACCTTTCAGGAAGGTCATGAAGACCAGGTCATGGTGCAGGCTTTCACCCACGACGTGATCATCCCGCGTGACCCGCAATCCGGTCAGCCAACCGGTCAGCGCGTGCACAAGCCAGTGGTCATCACCAAGGTCTACGACAAGGCTTCGCCTCTGCTGCAAGCGGCTCTGACCTCCGGCGAGCGCATGAGCGAAATCGTTATCCAGTGGTACCGCACTTCGGCGCAAGGCACCCAAGAGCACTACTACACCACCAAACTGGAAGACGCGATCATCGTCGCCATCAACAACAAAATGCACAACTGCCAGGATCCAGGCAACGCGCACTTCACCCATCTGGAAGAAGTGCAGTTCACCTACCGTAAAATCACCTGGACCCACGAAGTCTCCGGTACTTCGGGTTCCGATGACTGGCGTGCTCCGGTCGTTTAA
- the tssI gene encoding type VI secretion system tip protein TssI/VgrG: MFSPANQPHFNLTVDGIDSDFQVLSFTGREALNTPFEFELELVSEKASINLESVLHKLAFLQLSPTGTGIHGLVYSIAQGEAGKRLTRYKISLRPQLAYLAHRVNQRIFQQMTVQQIISQVLEEHGILASDYHFQLSAIYPERIYCVQYDESDLDFIQRLCEEEGIHYHFQHTSSGHKLTFGDDQTVFPKLAPVAYQQDSGLVADKPVVKRFGLRLATRTSRTTRRDYDFVKPKIELESDAKSSAQPDLEDYDYPGRFVDRERGKHLANRALERHRSDYRLAEGNSDQPILVSGHFLALTEHANPTWNDLWLLTEIFHEGKQPQVLEESVTSDTTDNKDDFHQGYRNRFSAIPWDVPYRPPLDHPKPKVLGTQSAVVCGPEGEEIYCDQYGRVKVQFFWDREGKHDDMTSCWMRVASSWAAETFGSINIPRVGMEVLITFLEGDPDQPLITGCLYHGANLPPYKLPDFKTLATVKSKEYKGSRANELRIDDTTSEISIALRSDHGASAINLGYLTHPRPSGGQPRGEGFELRTDRHGAVRAAAGLLITTEPRPNESKHHKDLPETAERLATASDQQDGFAVQAKELQAQEAGDQDDVAKALHAQHQGVLGSGPANLTANEFPEFTEPHLVLASPAGIALTTPRSSHIATGEHLALSSTGHTSLSIGKRLLASASRGMRLFVQSMGWRLVAASGDIDVRALKDSINLLAKLNITANADRITITAKTELVIQGGGSATTYNAGGITHATSGPYTAHAANFAYTGAKSLAGVFPEPPKPGKGNLELFNQYAGRQGIKDGDYEVIDALGKSIKGKLDGKGFASVAGAAPGPARVLFGKDPADTWSDGSYIGKPEWPLNPPGAEEVPSQVQAMVAQVLPSKSWEMLEKGKDMAQTGMSVMQTAQGAMQTAQQVKGVVQGGVAGLPKLASAALPSASGLLGAASKAGKLPSLPAPTISKSVVKTPSLLTGEVLS, encoded by the coding sequence ATGTTCTCACCGGCCAACCAGCCTCATTTCAATCTGACCGTCGATGGCATCGACAGCGATTTCCAGGTGCTGTCGTTTACCGGTCGTGAGGCCCTCAACACGCCATTCGAATTCGAGCTGGAACTGGTCAGCGAAAAGGCCTCGATCAACCTCGAAAGCGTGCTGCACAAACTGGCATTTCTTCAGCTGTCGCCAACCGGCACTGGCATTCACGGGCTGGTCTACAGCATCGCCCAGGGCGAGGCGGGCAAGCGCCTGACGCGTTACAAGATTTCCCTGCGCCCGCAACTGGCGTACCTCGCGCACCGGGTCAACCAGCGCATTTTCCAGCAGATGACCGTGCAGCAGATCATCAGCCAAGTGCTGGAAGAACACGGCATCCTCGCCAGCGATTACCACTTCCAACTCAGCGCGATTTACCCCGAGCGCATCTACTGCGTGCAGTACGACGAGTCCGACCTGGATTTCATCCAGCGCCTGTGTGAAGAAGAGGGCATTCACTACCACTTCCAGCACACGTCCAGCGGGCATAAGCTGACCTTCGGCGATGACCAGACAGTGTTCCCGAAACTCGCGCCAGTGGCCTATCAGCAGGACTCCGGACTGGTCGCCGACAAACCGGTGGTCAAGCGTTTCGGCCTGCGTTTGGCCACGCGTACCAGTCGCACCACGCGCCGCGATTACGACTTCGTCAAACCGAAGATCGAGCTGGAAAGCGATGCCAAAAGCAGCGCCCAGCCAGACCTCGAAGACTACGATTACCCGGGCCGTTTCGTTGATCGCGAGCGCGGCAAACACCTGGCCAATCGGGCCCTGGAGCGCCATCGCAGCGACTATCGACTGGCCGAGGGCAACAGCGATCAGCCGATCCTGGTCAGCGGGCATTTCCTCGCCCTGACCGAACACGCCAACCCGACGTGGAACGACCTGTGGCTGCTCACCGAGATCTTCCACGAAGGCAAACAGCCGCAAGTGCTGGAAGAGTCGGTGACCAGCGACACCACCGACAACAAGGACGATTTCCACCAGGGCTATCGCAACCGCTTCAGCGCGATTCCGTGGGACGTGCCTTATCGTCCGCCGCTCGATCATCCGAAACCGAAAGTCCTCGGCACGCAAAGTGCGGTGGTCTGCGGCCCTGAAGGCGAAGAGATCTACTGCGACCAGTACGGCCGGGTGAAAGTCCAGTTCTTCTGGGACCGCGAAGGCAAACACGACGACATGACCAGTTGCTGGATGCGCGTCGCGTCGAGTTGGGCCGCGGAAACCTTTGGTTCGATCAACATTCCGCGGGTCGGCATGGAGGTGTTGATCACCTTCCTTGAGGGCGACCCCGATCAACCACTGATCACCGGTTGCCTGTACCACGGCGCCAATCTGCCGCCGTACAAACTGCCGGATTTCAAGACCCTGGCCACGGTCAAGAGCAAGGAATACAAGGGCAGCCGCGCCAACGAACTGCGCATCGACGATACCACCAGCGAGATCAGCATCGCGTTGCGCAGCGACCACGGCGCGAGTGCGATCAACCTCGGCTATCTGACCCATCCGCGCCCGAGCGGTGGTCAGCCGCGCGGTGAAGGTTTTGAGCTAAGAACCGACCGCCACGGTGCGGTGCGTGCGGCGGCCGGTCTGCTCATCACCACTGAGCCGCGTCCGAACGAATCCAAGCACCACAAGGATCTGCCGGAAACCGCTGAACGCCTCGCCACCGCCAGCGATCAGCAAGATGGATTCGCCGTTCAAGCCAAAGAGCTGCAAGCCCAGGAAGCCGGCGATCAGGACGACGTCGCCAAAGCGTTGCACGCCCAGCATCAAGGCGTACTCGGCAGCGGTCCGGCGAACCTCACCGCCAACGAATTCCCCGAATTCACCGAACCGCATCTGGTCCTCGCCAGCCCGGCCGGCATCGCCCTGACCACGCCACGCTCCAGCCACATTGCCACCGGCGAACACCTGGCGCTGAGCAGCACCGGCCACACCAGCCTGTCGATCGGCAAACGCCTGCTCGCCAGTGCCAGCCGTGGCATGCGCCTGTTCGTGCAGAGCATGGGCTGGCGTCTGGTAGCCGCGTCCGGCGACATCGACGTACGAGCGCTGAAGGACAGCATCAACCTGCTGGCCAAACTCAACATCACCGCCAATGCCGACCGCATCACCATCACCGCCAAGACCGAACTGGTGATCCAGGGCGGCGGCAGCGCCACCACCTACAACGCCGGCGGCATCACCCACGCCACCAGCGGCCCGTACACCGCGCACGCGGCGAACTTCGCCTACACCGGCGCGAAAAGTCTCGCCGGCGTGTTCCCGGAACCGCCGAAGCCGGGCAAAGGCAATCTGGAATTGTTCAACCAATACGCCGGGCGCCAAGGCATCAAGGACGGCGATTACGAAGTCATCGATGCGCTGGGCAAAAGCATCAAGGGCAAGCTCGACGGCAAGGGTTTCGCCAGCGTCGCCGGCGCTGCACCGGGGCCTGCGCGTGTGCTGTTCGGCAAGGATCCGGCGGATACCTGGAGCGATGGCAGTTACATCGGCAAACCGGAGTGGCCGTTGAATCCACCGGGGGCCGAAGAAGTACCGAGTCAGGTGCAGGCGATGGTCGCGCAGGTGTTGCCGAGCAAGAGTTGGGAGATGTTGGAGAAGGGCAAGGACATGGCGCAAACAGGGATGAGTGTGATGCAGACGGCGCAAGGCGCGATGCAAACAGCGCAGCAAGTGAAAGGTGTGGTGCAGGGCGGGGTGGCCGGGTTGCCGAAGCTGGCGAGTGCGGCGTTGCCGAGTGCTTCGGGTCTTCTTGGAGCGGCGAGCAAGGCGGGCAAATTGCCGAGTCTGCCAGCGCCGACGATTTCGAAATCTGTTGTTAAAACTCCAAGCCTCCTGACCGGAGAAGTACTGTCATGA
- a CDS encoding DsbA family oxidoreductase — protein sequence MSRAVKIDFVSDVVCPWCALGATALEQAIRNLAGEVDVELTYKPFELNPDMPAEGEHAIEHMMRKYGRSAEQVADRNAMIIERGEQIGFHFDLGKRSHFHNTFDAHRLLFWAATQGRQRELKQALLKAYFTDGKNPNDHATLVMLAGTVGLDSQRAQEVLANAEFSQPVRELERFYQQRGIDSVPAMVLDDKQVIPGSQSVAYYQQALRQAAQVAAHA from the coding sequence ATGAGCCGGGCCGTGAAAATCGATTTCGTCTCGGATGTCGTTTGCCCCTGGTGCGCATTGGGCGCCACCGCTCTGGAGCAAGCGATCCGCAACCTGGCAGGCGAAGTCGACGTGGAGCTGACCTACAAACCGTTCGAACTGAACCCCGACATGCCCGCCGAAGGTGAGCACGCCATCGAGCACATGATGCGCAAATACGGGCGCAGCGCTGAGCAAGTGGCGGATCGCAACGCGATGATCATCGAACGCGGCGAGCAGATCGGTTTTCACTTCGACCTCGGAAAACGCAGCCATTTCCACAACACCTTCGACGCCCACCGACTGCTGTTCTGGGCCGCCACACAAGGACGTCAGCGTGAGTTGAAGCAGGCGCTGCTCAAGGCCTACTTCACTGACGGCAAGAACCCGAATGACCACGCCACCCTGGTGATGCTGGCAGGCACAGTCGGACTCGACAGCCAGCGTGCACAAGAGGTGCTGGCCAACGCTGAGTTCAGCCAACCAGTGCGCGAACTCGAACGGTTTTACCAGCAGCGCGGCATCGATTCGGTTCCGGCCATGGTCCTGGATGACAAACAGGTCATCCCCGGTTCCCAGTCCGTCGCTTATTACCAGCAAGCGTTACGTCAGGCAGCACAGGTTGCGGCTCACGCCTGA
- a CDS encoding PAAR domain-containing protein has protein sequence MKDAIRLGDSTTHGGKVLEAFSQTDLNGKPIAGVGHNVSCPLCKGIFPIAEGSSTYTVDGTPIALDGMKTACGAALIASGPKGAVVS, from the coding sequence ATGAAAGACGCCATTCGCTTGGGCGACTCCACCACTCACGGTGGCAAGGTCCTCGAAGCCTTCTCGCAGACTGACCTCAACGGCAAACCCATTGCCGGGGTCGGGCACAACGTCAGTTGCCCGTTGTGCAAAGGGATATTCCCGATTGCCGAGGGCAGCAGCACCTACACCGTCGATGGCACGCCCATCGCGCTCGATGGCATGAAAACCGCCTGTGGCGCTGCGCTGATTGCCAGTGGCCCGAAGGGTGCGGTCGTCAGCTGA
- a CDS encoding RHS repeat-associated core domain-containing protein — translation MTEAAGAQKREPQVAVVPLNTLDVQDVGRGAARFDAWLRSISGDVVTLDRIKGVAGALPVVGNIMALVDALGDIVTLTKSKQRELLDWVSLGINLIGVLPAPPTMAAARMSLRPTLFLVRQELRNSVKMLLGDSMIEVLVGHLNATIVGTIDDFVKQAQGKLSGILADAGKLGESAVSEIAKGLEAVVNGKLDAKGDARAASQKITTAGNQLLSDPKAAIGNIFGAAFSAYKAVGKGVANSAARNLLPDQAKKLVLTHTGTLRAMGPEIKTQLSKLGDPGTRHSIGWLLQMLSGAVLTWRKRRGHGQSASVKPNATSKAQRKAGEGRLEASSHQAPAKGAANPNKNVACTGTCHSISFSLGSELLRHIDFSLPGAFPIEWSRTYNSRLDAYDQGSLGARWVTELSTRFDCREEGLVFFGSDGRSHDYPLPKVGLFHYDPIENVTLIRSREDQLLLCHGFERKETYVRHGRRYLLAGVVLRNGAGIMLHYEHRHGDESILSDLMTYQDEVTQVLSHLGTLIDDHGRLTGLWEIKDGVPQRQLCSYQYDTFGNLILAQDENGAAWSYQYEHHLITRYTDRTARGMNIEWQGRGADAKAIREWADDGSFDTRLEWDDNIRLTYVTDAYGNETWHYYDILGYTYRIRHPDERSEWFFRDDAKNLVRHVHTDGSTDRFSYDARGNMVEHIRPDDSVEYYAFDDHDQLIKISDAEGGQWQRGYDDRGNLVEAIDPLGNKTEYAYNKAGLPIAIKDANGNEKAIEYNEAGQLTKYVDCSGKASAWAYDARGQMICFTDAAGQSTEYEYRNGQLVLIKHPDKTEERFERDAEGRLLAHVDALGQCTTWSYTAAGFVSERVDAAEQSLRYSWDRLGRLVALENENEQRAHFHYDPLGRLLEERGFDGRTTRYQYNPETGRLDSKFNGQRVIKFNFDSMGRLTDRHANLGGESQSEAYAYDGNGRLVMASNGNSRLNWFHDPAGNLIREHQHYLDLDKPLVAVWKHEYDVLNLRIATVRPDGHKVSWLTYGSGHLLGLRLDDHDLIAYERDDLHREVARHQGNRLLQTQKWDPAGRLQEQLLGHSDDKSTLLKREYKYDAVGQLTEINDTRRGPLAYRYDPVGRLISAVSRLGTETFAFDPASNLLDDAVTQVRRPLDQDTPRSKLLDNLLREYAGTHYEYDERGNLIQRWHNGSYSRMRWDLFDRMVNFDDARLSVDFAYDALGRRLYKNSNAHYKERPEAGSQWNHNEHARKQRELGCGFTLFGWDGDNLAWESSPAQADDGTGRTVHYVFEPGTYIPVAQAVSNGSIQLSGLPDYVGDYTLDDDPLWNHQPTVQSFDAIAWYQCDRMGTPLELTDENGEIAWSAHYKAWGEVREQRSARAQQLGLANPIRFQGQYHDVETGLHYNRHRYYDPGVGRFISKDPVGYAGGLNTYAYAPNPTGWIDPLGLTNTPDGTGKTVPMNNLGIPDKSQFAPKPGITKPYARSSACGPTTAQTASVQGLPCVVCGTVAPKMVADHKDALVVEYYRTGTNDVTHQSSLLAVQSHCPVCSKKQGGHASSYSKCMKTKLGI, via the coding sequence ATGACTGAAGCAGCCGGTGCGCAAAAACGTGAACCACAGGTCGCCGTTGTACCGTTGAACACTCTGGATGTGCAGGATGTCGGGCGCGGTGCGGCTCGATTTGATGCCTGGCTGCGATCTATCAGTGGCGATGTGGTTACGCTGGATCGTATCAAGGGTGTAGCTGGAGCCCTGCCTGTTGTCGGCAACATCATGGCGCTGGTTGATGCGCTTGGCGATATCGTGACCCTCACCAAAAGCAAGCAGCGCGAACTGCTCGACTGGGTGAGCCTGGGCATCAACCTGATTGGTGTCTTGCCCGCGCCTCCCACGATGGCTGCAGCGCGCATGAGCTTGCGTCCGACCCTGTTTCTTGTTCGTCAGGAACTGCGCAACAGCGTCAAAATGCTGTTGGGCGATTCAATGATTGAAGTATTGGTCGGTCATTTGAATGCAACCATCGTCGGCACGATTGATGACTTCGTCAAACAAGCCCAAGGAAAGCTTTCCGGGATACTCGCTGACGCTGGAAAACTGGGCGAAAGCGCGGTCAGCGAAATTGCCAAAGGGCTTGAGGCCGTCGTCAACGGCAAGCTTGACGCGAAAGGCGATGCACGCGCGGCCAGTCAGAAAATCACCACGGCGGGCAATCAACTGCTCAGTGATCCTAAAGCGGCCATCGGGAACATTTTTGGTGCCGCCTTCAGTGCTTACAAAGCAGTAGGTAAGGGTGTCGCCAACAGTGCAGCCAGGAATCTGCTTCCGGATCAAGCCAAGAAGCTGGTGTTGACGCATACCGGAACCTTGCGAGCTATGGGGCCTGAGATAAAAACCCAACTGAGCAAGTTGGGGGATCCAGGTACACGTCATTCGATCGGCTGGTTATTGCAAATGCTCAGCGGTGCTGTTTTGACGTGGCGCAAGCGCCGTGGGCATGGTCAGAGCGCGAGCGTCAAACCCAATGCGACTAGCAAGGCACAACGCAAGGCCGGGGAAGGTCGATTAGAGGCCTCCAGTCATCAAGCACCGGCCAAAGGTGCAGCCAATCCAAACAAGAACGTCGCTTGTACGGGGACCTGCCACAGTATTAGTTTTTCGCTGGGCTCAGAGCTACTTCGTCATATCGACTTCAGTCTGCCCGGTGCCTTTCCAATCGAGTGGTCGAGAACCTATAACTCTCGACTGGATGCCTATGACCAAGGCTCATTGGGTGCACGCTGGGTAACCGAACTGAGCACACGCTTCGATTGCCGAGAAGAGGGTCTGGTCTTTTTTGGCTCCGATGGCAGAAGCCACGACTACCCACTCCCCAAGGTCGGACTTTTTCACTATGACCCTATAGAGAACGTCACGCTGATCCGCAGCAGAGAAGATCAGTTGCTGTTATGCCACGGCTTTGAGCGCAAGGAAACCTACGTCCGTCATGGTCGGCGCTATCTGTTGGCTGGCGTTGTACTTCGTAACGGTGCCGGGATCATGCTTCATTACGAGCATCGTCACGGTGACGAATCGATCCTGTCGGACTTGATGACTTATCAGGACGAAGTCACTCAAGTGCTTTCGCATCTGGGCACGTTAATTGATGATCACGGACGTCTCACCGGTTTGTGGGAGATCAAGGATGGCGTGCCTCAGCGTCAACTGTGCAGTTATCAATACGACACCTTCGGCAATCTGATTCTGGCCCAGGATGAAAATGGAGCCGCTTGGTCGTATCAGTACGAGCATCACTTGATCACTCGCTATACCGATCGAACCGCCCGGGGCATGAACATCGAATGGCAGGGGCGTGGCGCCGACGCAAAGGCTATTCGGGAATGGGCGGACGATGGCAGCTTCGATACGCGTCTTGAGTGGGATGACAATATTCGTTTGACCTATGTGACGGACGCGTATGGCAACGAGACCTGGCATTACTACGACATCCTTGGCTATACCTATCGCATCCGTCATCCGGATGAGCGCTCTGAATGGTTCTTTCGTGACGACGCCAAAAATCTGGTTCGTCATGTTCATACAGATGGAAGTACCGATCGCTTCAGCTACGACGCCCGCGGGAACATGGTTGAACACATCCGCCCGGATGACAGCGTCGAGTACTACGCGTTTGACGACCATGATCAACTGATCAAAATCAGTGACGCAGAAGGTGGTCAGTGGCAAAGAGGGTATGACGACCGCGGCAACCTTGTTGAGGCGATAGATCCTTTAGGCAACAAGACGGAGTACGCCTATAACAAGGCCGGCCTGCCAATTGCCATCAAAGATGCCAACGGCAATGAAAAAGCGATCGAATACAACGAGGCCGGCCAACTGACCAAGTACGTTGACTGTTCTGGCAAGGCCAGCGCATGGGCGTACGATGCGCGTGGCCAGATGATCTGCTTCACTGACGCCGCCGGACAAAGCACTGAATACGAATACAGAAATGGTCAGCTGGTGCTGATCAAACATCCTGACAAAACGGAAGAGCGTTTTGAGCGGGACGCAGAGGGGCGACTGCTGGCGCACGTTGATGCATTGGGGCAATGCACGACTTGGAGTTATACCGCGGCCGGGTTCGTCAGTGAGCGTGTAGATGCCGCCGAGCAGAGCCTGCGTTACAGCTGGGACCGTTTGGGTCGTCTGGTTGCCTTGGAGAACGAGAACGAACAACGCGCCCACTTTCACTACGATCCGCTTGGCCGCTTGTTGGAGGAGAGGGGGTTCGACGGACGCACGACTCGCTATCAATACAATCCTGAAACCGGGCGCCTGGATAGCAAGTTCAATGGCCAGCGTGTCATCAAGTTCAACTTCGACTCCATGGGGCGCCTGACTGATCGTCATGCAAATCTGGGCGGTGAGTCTCAAAGTGAAGCGTATGCCTATGACGGAAATGGTCGTCTGGTCATGGCTAGCAACGGCAACAGTCGCCTGAACTGGTTTCATGATCCTGCCGGCAATCTTATTCGTGAACACCAGCACTATCTGGATCTCGACAAGCCTCTTGTCGCTGTCTGGAAACATGAATACGACGTTCTCAATCTACGCATAGCGACGGTTCGCCCAGACGGGCACAAGGTGAGCTGGTTGACCTACGGAAGTGGCCACCTTCTGGGGTTACGACTGGACGATCATGATCTGATTGCATACGAGCGCGACGATCTGCACCGTGAAGTGGCACGCCATCAAGGTAATCGGCTACTACAAACCCAGAAGTGGGACCCGGCTGGGCGGCTTCAGGAGCAACTGCTGGGGCACTCTGACGACAAATCGACTCTACTCAAGCGCGAGTATAAGTACGATGCAGTGGGCCAGTTGACCGAGATTAACGACACTCGACGGGGCCCATTGGCGTACCGCTACGACCCGGTTGGCCGTCTCATCAGTGCCGTCAGCCGACTGGGCACCGAAACATTTGCATTCGATCCGGCCAGTAATCTGTTGGATGACGCGGTTACGCAGGTTCGAAGACCGCTTGATCAGGACACGCCGCGCAGCAAGTTGCTCGATAACCTCCTGCGTGAATACGCCGGTACTCACTATGAGTACGACGAGCGTGGCAATCTTATCCAGCGATGGCACAACGGAAGTTACAGCCGTATGCGCTGGGATCTGTTTGATCGAATGGTGAATTTCGACGATGCACGTTTGAGTGTCGATTTCGCTTATGACGCGTTGGGCCGGCGCCTGTACAAAAACTCCAATGCTCACTACAAGGAGCGTCCAGAGGCAGGGTCTCAGTGGAATCACAACGAACATGCTCGTAAACAAAGAGAGTTAGGCTGCGGTTTTACGTTATTTGGCTGGGACGGAGATAACCTGGCGTGGGAAAGCAGTCCTGCTCAAGCAGATGACGGAACGGGGAGAACGGTTCATTACGTTTTTGAGCCAGGCACTTACATTCCGGTAGCCCAGGCTGTTTCCAACGGCTCGATACAACTGTCAGGACTGCCCGATTATGTTGGCGACTACACGCTCGACGACGATCCCTTGTGGAATCACCAACCGACTGTACAAAGTTTCGATGCGATTGCCTGGTACCAGTGCGATCGTATGGGGACACCATTAGAACTCACTGATGAGAACGGTGAGATTGCCTGGAGTGCTCACTACAAGGCATGGGGAGAGGTTCGTGAGCAACGTTCCGCTCGAGCACAGCAGTTGGGGTTGGCCAACCCGATACGTTTCCAGGGGCAGTACCACGATGTCGAGACCGGCCTGCATTACAACCGCCATCGCTACTATGACCCTGGTGTCGGTCGATTCATAAGCAAGGACCCGGTAGGTTATGCAGGTGGTTTGAACACCTACGCTTACGCGCCTAACCCCACAGGCTGGATTGACCCTCTAGGCTTGACGAATACCCCAGACGGTACGGGGAAAACCGTTCCGATGAACAATCTGGGTATTCCCGACAAGAGTCAATTTGCTCCAAAACCTGGCATTACAAAGCCTTACGCTCGAAGTTCGGCGTGTGGGCCTACTACGGCGCAAACCGCCTCGGTACAGGGCCTACCTTGTGTGGTGTGTGGAACCGTGGCGCCTAAAATGGTTGCTGATCACAAAGATGCCTTGGTGGTGGAGTATTATCGAACGGGCACTAACGATGTGACGCATCAGTCCTCGTTGTTGGCTGTGCAGTCACACTGCCCCGTCTGCTCAAAAAAACAGGGTGGGCATGCATCATCGTATTCAAAATGTATGAAAACCAAGCTGGGAATCTGA